One genomic region from Candidatus Omnitrophota bacterium encodes:
- the tatC gene encoding twin-arginine translocase subunit TatC, translating into MNEKTLSLVTHLEEFRRRIIYCLVAISAAGIFSYLYKEQILLLLIKPVEQVFFLTLTEALLAYLKISIVSGIILASPYIIYQIWAFTWSAFRPIEKRYIIIYGILSFLLFIAGVLFGYIVGLPAVIRFLLSFARDYLTPMISINKYINFCFIVIILSGLLFEFPLIIVFITSAGLVTIEKIAAKRKYIIVGIFAIATVLTPPDVVTQLFTAIPLYLLFEISILISRLVRVLKVRRA; encoded by the coding sequence ATGAATGAAAAAACCCTTTCACTTGTTACTCACCTTGAAGAATTCAGAAGACGCATAATATACTGCCTCGTCGCTATAAGCGCCGCCGGCATATTCTCTTATCTGTACAAGGAGCAAATTCTCCTCCTTTTGATAAAACCGGTTGAACAGGTATTTTTTTTGACGCTTACCGAGGCCCTTCTTGCGTACCTTAAAATATCAATAGTCTCCGGCATTATTTTGGCCTCTCCGTATATAATTTACCAGATATGGGCATTTACATGGAGCGCCTTTAGGCCTATCGAAAAAAGATATATAATCATTTATGGAATTTTAAGTTTTCTTTTGTTTATCGCCGGAGTGCTATTTGGTTATATAGTCGGGCTTCCTGCCGTAATTCGCTTCCTTCTTAGCTTTGCCCGAGATTACCTAACGCCGATGATATCGATAAATAAATACATAAATTTTTGTTTTATAGTGATAATCCTATCCGGCTTATTATTCGAATTTCCCCTAATAATTGTTTTTATAACAAGCGCAGGTCTTGTCACAATAGAGAAGATCGCCGCTAAGCGAAAATACATCATTGTAGGTATATTCGCCATAGCCACCGTTCTGACGCCGCCCGATGTAGTTACCCAGCTCTTCACTGCCATCCCCTTATACCTATTATTCGAAATCAGCATACTGATTTCAAGGTTAGTCAGAGTTTTAAAAGTAAGGCGCGCGTAA
- the tatA gene encoding twin-arginine translocase TatA/TatE family subunit yields the protein MANIGFGEIVVVLLIILILFGASKLPEIGRSLGKAIYEFKKAMKEAGEEEDKTPSKKD from the coding sequence ATGGCTAATATAGGTTTCGGCGAAATAGTGGTAGTCCTTCTTATCATCCTTATCCTTTTCGGCGCTTCAAAATTGCCTGAAATCGGCAGGTCCCTCGGTAAGGCTATTTACGAATTCAAAAAGGCCATGAAAGAGGCGGGGGAAGAAGAGGATAAAACACCATCAAAAAAAGATTAA
- the def gene encoding peptide deformylase: protein MEILRYPNPILKRPSAALLVVGNEERGILENMAETMYSSHGVGLAAPQIGINKQLMVVDIGDKGLLRLINPSVLKADGKEEMEEGCLSVPGIYINVKRPKKIKIKALNENGREVSFEAAGLLARAIMHEIDHLRGKLIIDHINPIKRLRILKKNGYGK from the coding sequence ATGGAAATACTACGATATCCTAACCCTATATTAAAAAGACCCTCAGCCGCTTTATTGGTAGTAGGAAATGAGGAGAGGGGGATACTGGAGAATATGGCGGAAACGATGTATTCCAGTCACGGTGTAGGCCTGGCCGCGCCCCAAATCGGAATAAATAAGCAATTGATGGTAGTCGACATAGGAGACAAAGGGCTTCTACGCCTAATAAATCCCTCAGTCCTTAAGGCGGATGGAAAAGAAGAGATGGAGGAAGGGTGTCTCAGCGTGCCTGGTATCTATATAAACGTTAAAAGGCCTAAAAAGATAAAGATCAAAGCGCTTAATGAAAACGGTCGGGAAGTCAGTTTTGAGGCTGCCGGACTTCTGGCAAGGGCTATTATGCATGAAATAGACCATCTGCGAGGCAAGCTCATAATAGACCACATTAACCCCATAAAAAGACTACGGATATTAAAAAAGAACGGCTACGGCAAATAG
- a CDS encoding aspartate 1-decarboxylase, giving the protein MLRIMCKGKIHKAYITKKDLHYQGSIGIDKDLLAAADMLAGEKVQVLNINNGIRFETYCVEEKSGSGLISLYGPAARLGAIGDTVIIISYGIMDTDEAKNLKPKVVHVDKNNGIL; this is encoded by the coding sequence ATGCTGCGAATTATGTGCAAAGGAAAGATACACAAGGCGTATATAACGAAAAAGGACCTCCATTACCAGGGCAGTATAGGGATAGATAAAGATCTGCTTGCTGCCGCTGATATGTTGGCAGGAGAAAAAGTGCAGGTCCTTAATATAAACAACGGGATACGATTCGAAACGTATTGCGTTGAAGAAAAGTCGGGTTCGGGCCTAATATCGCTATACGGCCCTGCCGCAAGGTTGGGCGCCATAGGCGATACGGTAATAATAATATCTTACGGTATTATGGATACTGATGAAGCAAAAAATTTGAAACCTAAAGTAGTTCACGTAGATAAAAATAATGGGATACTGTAA
- a CDS encoding PilZ domain-containing protein — protein sequence MKRIIEERRRFIRLEVPIELKYIVEDNPSQTRMRVATKDLSCDGLRFISEHKIDEGSALDLNLTIPGANNPVHIKGKAVWVRKMSSEDAAPFEVGVEFAQIEEDNKNTFLKYLCDLIYNETKIMGRNKKAKE from the coding sequence ATGAAAAGGATCATTGAAGAGCGAAGGCGGTTTATCCGCCTTGAAGTCCCCATAGAGTTAAAATACATAGTCGAAGATAACCCTTCACAAACAAGGATGCGGGTTGCCACTAAAGACCTGTCGTGCGACGGATTAAGATTTATAAGCGAGCATAAGATCGATGAGGGCTCGGCGCTAGACCTAAACCTTACAATCCCGGGCGCAAATAATCCTGTGCACATAAAAGGGAAAGCTGTATGGGTGAGAAAGATGTCCAGCGAAGATGCCGCGCCGTTTGAAGTGGGGGTAGAGTTCGCCCAGATAGAAGAGGATAACAAGAATACCTTTTTAAAATATCTCTGCGACCTCATCTATAACGAAACTAAAATAATGGGGCGCAACAAAAAAGCAAAGGAGTGA
- the amrS gene encoding AmmeMemoRadiSam system radical SAM enzyme — protein MPENISRRDFLKKLARVSLLIYAAPFLGNILGLKGAHAKIGESRGLREAMFYQKLGDKTVQCLLCPRQCILQDGVRSFCKVRENAGGTLKTLVYELPCAVHVDPIEKKPIYHMLPGSLAYSIATAGCNLRCKFCQNWQISQMAPEDTENIKLPCSTVIENAKRSGSISIAYTYSEPTVFYEYAIETAKLARKAGIKNIFKTGGFINAAPLDEICNYLDAANVDLKGFDKKYLGEICSEDLDTVLKGLLIYKRKGVWLEITNLVVPTLNDDMGTIKKMCVWIKDNLGGDVPLHFSRFWPTYKLKNLYPTPIETLIEARDTAMSVGLNFVYIGNIPDDPSNNTYCPSCKRLLIERKGYFIAQNNIVNSSCRYCSKKIPGIWELPKYQKNPRAAHSAVSKLMG, from the coding sequence ATGCCGGAAAATATTTCCAGACGAGATTTTCTTAAAAAGCTTGCGAGGGTGAGCCTTTTGATTTACGCCGCGCCTTTTTTAGGCAATATACTTGGATTAAAAGGTGCTCACGCCAAAATAGGAGAATCGCGCGGTTTAAGAGAAGCGATGTTTTACCAAAAGCTGGGTGATAAGACGGTCCAATGCCTTTTATGCCCACGGCAATGCATCCTGCAAGATGGCGTGCGAAGTTTTTGCAAAGTCAGAGAAAACGCGGGCGGCACACTTAAAACCCTTGTCTACGAACTGCCGTGCGCCGTTCACGTGGACCCGATAGAAAAAAAACCGATATACCACATGCTTCCGGGAAGCCTTGCCTATAGCATTGCTACCGCAGGATGCAACCTCAGATGTAAATTCTGCCAAAACTGGCAGATATCTCAAATGGCGCCCGAAGATACAGAAAATATAAAACTTCCGTGCAGTACAGTCATAGAGAATGCAAAGCGCTCCGGATCCATTTCTATAGCCTATACCTATTCTGAACCCACGGTTTTTTATGAATACGCTATCGAAACTGCCAAGCTTGCCAGAAAAGCAGGTATAAAAAATATATTCAAGACAGGCGGTTTTATAAATGCTGCCCCGCTTGATGAAATATGCAATTATCTTGATGCCGCAAATGTAGACCTTAAGGGATTTGATAAAAAGTACCTCGGAGAAATATGCTCAGAGGATCTGGATACAGTCCTCAAGGGATTATTGATATATAAAAGGAAGGGGGTATGGCTTGAGATCACGAATTTAGTGGTACCGACTCTCAATGATGATATGGGAACAATAAAGAAGATGTGTGTATGGATAAAAGATAATCTTGGCGGCGATGTGCCATTACATTTTTCAAGATTCTGGCCTACATATAAGCTTAAGAACCTTTATCCCACGCCCATCGAAACCTTGATCGAGGCCAGAGATACAGCAATGAGTGTAGGTCTAAATTTCGTTTATATAGGAAATATCCCGGACGATCCAAGCAATAATACATACTGCCCGTCATGCAAAAGGCTTCTCATTGAAAGAAAGGGTTATTTTATAGCGCAAAACAATATAGTAAACTCATCTTGTAGATACTGTTCAAAAAAAATACCCGGCATTTGGGAGCTACCCAAGTACCAAAAAAACCCACGCGCAGCACATTCTGCCGTATCCAAATTAATGGGATAA
- a CDS encoding alpha/beta hydrolase: MKKIYLYLAIITIMSVLLLVLSFFYIDRQGRQTFLYAIYYDNVPSGYEKIDRYLIENKLIYKSLVEFPRSMLSRKKTQKIRFSANGKEFIDYNEEITENGAKSTAYIRNLGDAVSFLGISNAAFTCLDRMSVRGNFTIFNKKAVVTYAPLARRYNFKKRGEQFFNTMAIISPDLPPVPAVVSITAIGKDIITINDKKVKCENLIFELENGDLASVWITSAFRNILMIKIPKCGFKAVLSVSRESIPVEEYVNESDLYAEKELVFKSGDISLNGALSVPTAKKEPYPALLLIWDKGPSDKNALGIFTDIASILARNGYCVLRFDKRGVGKSQGFFSTYDQAEEIEDLKSAVQFLKSLPEVDKDRIGVLGYGEGGFYAAYLAGAISDIRVCVFLAAGATMDPLKNNAKKITDWIKNNIGDNPQYIESAVKALSQTKEISMGQGDWTTIEASSVFTKKVKTYGSYDMLEVLKEVKAPVLIIHGKNDRINLPEESKEIESALSKSGNNSVTSTYFNDLDHLLGQMVKTGNIKEHIEVAPAVTQTILSWLDENLTTPKIADTEPLGSATNATTE; this comes from the coding sequence ATGAAAAAGATCTACCTGTACCTTGCCATAATAACGATTATGTCGGTACTACTTTTAGTGCTGTCTTTTTTCTATATTGACCGGCAGGGGCGCCAGACATTTCTCTATGCGATTTATTACGATAATGTGCCAAGCGGATATGAAAAGATCGACAGATACTTAATCGAAAATAAGTTGATATATAAATCGCTTGTCGAATTCCCGCGCAGTATGCTTTCCCGGAAAAAGACCCAAAAAATCAGATTTAGCGCAAATGGCAAAGAATTTATAGACTACAATGAAGAGATTACGGAAAACGGAGCAAAAAGCACCGCGTATATAAGAAATTTAGGCGATGCCGTCTCATTTCTTGGTATTTCAAATGCTGCCTTTACCTGCCTTGACCGGATGAGCGTAAGAGGCAATTTTACCATTTTTAATAAAAAAGCGGTCGTTACTTATGCGCCGCTAGCAAGAAGATACAATTTCAAAAAGCGCGGCGAGCAATTTTTTAACACTATGGCTATAATATCGCCGGACTTACCGCCCGTGCCGGCAGTAGTCTCTATTACCGCCATAGGAAAAGATATAATAACTATCAATGATAAGAAGGTAAAGTGCGAGAATCTGATTTTTGAGCTAGAAAACGGGGATCTCGCATCGGTCTGGATCACTAGCGCTTTTCGAAATATCTTAATGATAAAAATACCAAAATGCGGCTTTAAGGCGGTGTTATCCGTAAGTAGAGAGTCCATTCCGGTTGAAGAGTACGTAAATGAGAGCGATCTTTACGCTGAAAAAGAACTTGTTTTTAAAAGCGGGGATATTAGTTTAAATGGCGCCCTTTCCGTTCCTACTGCAAAAAAAGAACCGTATCCTGCGCTATTACTTATATGGGATAAGGGGCCGTCCGATAAAAACGCTTTGGGTATTTTTACAGATATAGCAAGTATACTCGCTCGGAACGGTTATTGTGTCCTTCGTTTTGATAAACGCGGCGTAGGTAAGAGCCAGGGGTTCTTCTCTACATATGACCAAGCCGAAGAAATAGAAGATTTAAAAAGTGCCGTTCAGTTCTTGAAGTCCCTTCCCGAAGTTGATAAAGATAGAATAGGCGTTCTAGGTTATGGAGAAGGGGGGTTCTACGCGGCGTATCTGGCCGGCGCAATAAGCGACATAAGGGTATGCGTCTTCTTGGCGGCAGGCGCTACCATGGACCCTCTTAAGAACAACGCAAAGAAGATAACCGATTGGATTAAGAATAATATAGGCGATAATCCTCAATACATTGAGAGTGCCGTTAAGGCATTATCTCAAACTAAAGAGATATCCATGGGCCAGGGGGATTGGACAACAATAGAGGCAAGCAGCGTATTTACGAAAAAGGTGAAAACGTACGGCAGTTACGATATGCTTGAGGTACTTAAAGAAGTGAAAGCACCTGTTTTGATCATACACGGCAAAAATGACAGAATAAATCTGCCGGAAGAGTCCAAGGAAATAGAAAGTGCGCTGTCCAAAAGCGGAAATAATAGCGTTACATCAACCTATTTTAACGATTTGGATCACTTGTTAGGACAAATGGTTAAAACCGGAAACATAAAAGAACATATAGAAGTCGCCCCCGCTGTAACACAAACTATCCTTTCATGGTTAGACGAAAATCTAACAACACCTAAAATAGCTGACACAGAACCGCTCGGGAGCGCCACTAACGCCACAACAGAATAA
- a CDS encoding DUF4416 family protein encodes MGKSAPHKKVKLIIGFIFNDAGVLKTAIRTAVKKWGPVDSESDVLDFCSTDYYQEELGDGLKRKFIGIKRLVSPENIYNLKIETNRTEKVLSRAGKRLVNIDPGYITESKLILLTTKDYGHRIYLGHGIYAEVTLKFQGGSFGPLETTYPDYKREECIMFFNNARHIYRESLKI; translated from the coding sequence ATGGGCAAGTCCGCTCCGCATAAAAAAGTAAAATTGATTATAGGGTTTATATTCAACGATGCCGGTGTATTAAAGACGGCCATCCGAACTGCGGTAAAGAAGTGGGGGCCCGTAGACTCGGAAAGCGACGTACTTGATTTTTGCAGCACTGACTACTACCAAGAAGAGCTCGGAGATGGATTAAAGAGAAAATTTATAGGTATTAAGCGGCTTGTCAGTCCGGAAAATATTTATAATTTAAAGATAGAAACCAATAGGACGGAAAAGGTGTTATCAAGGGCGGGTAAGCGGCTCGTAAACATAGATCCGGGCTACATAACCGAAAGCAAACTAATACTACTTACCACCAAGGATTACGGACATCGCATATATCTCGGGCATGGGATCTATGCGGAGGTAACTCTCAAATTTCAAGGGGGAAGTTTTGGGCCCCTGGAAACAACATATCCGGATTATAAAAGAGAAGAGTGTATAATGTTTTTTAATAACGCGCGCCATATCTACCGTGAAAGTCTAAAGATATAG
- a CDS encoding PilZ domain-containing protein, which translates to MLLSIQLIIIIVLILSLAALFIEEMGSRKAGVPKGIVREYWDGKERRKAMRVNTELAVRYSIEKKLHLKLNGAIKDISQKGVRLVVTEKLTEGTLLLLEFSIPDKKGPIIADGKVVWTSGAFDERDVDGKRIFETGVQFVNIEPDGSARLVSYIEKIST; encoded by the coding sequence ATGCTTTTATCAATACAGCTTATAATCATAATAGTACTTATTTTATCATTAGCGGCGCTCTTTATTGAGGAGATGGGGTCGAGGAAAGCCGGTGTCCCCAAAGGCATAGTCAGAGAGTACTGGGACGGGAAAGAAAGGCGAAAGGCCATGCGCGTAAACACTGAATTGGCCGTCCGGTATAGTATCGAAAAAAAATTACACCTAAAACTCAACGGCGCTATAAAAGATATCTCTCAAAAGGGTGTTCGGCTTGTTGTAACCGAAAAACTTACCGAAGGGACTCTTCTATTATTGGAATTTAGCATTCCCGATAAAAAGGGTCCCATTATCGCTGATGGAAAAGTAGTATGGACGAGCGGTGCTTTTGATGAGAGAGATGTTGACGGGAAAAGGATATTCGAGACCGGGGTGCAATTTGTAAATATAGAGCCCGATGGCAGCGCCAGATTAGTTTCATATATAGAAAAAATATCTACGTGA
- a CDS encoding HD domain-containing protein, producing MQMLNTQPQINLPDKASPELLDVLNAGLCVLNKDMDILWINKVQESWFAPCKEIVGKKCYETFEKRDHICIGCPVIKSFRDKKTHISNLRTVYLNGEKRYFRIAASPILNPFGEADKVLELVIDITEKRKNEVETRRLNANTRKMNKILKNLANERANELRLADEELRTIFELGNRLVSSLEINEVLQTIVNTVPNFLNVSGCIVRVFDETRSKLILEAASGLSGTFVENTESLKIGEGISGIAAKSGVPIAIADISCDNRVKHLQECIKEGIRSLLVVPIAFKNNILGTIAAYSRDVKSFTASEINLISTFAIHAAIALNNAKLHKKIQLSYYSTIAALVNAVEAKDPYTSGHSERVTNYALKIAKELNLGKRALDVLAYSGKLHDIGKIAIPDSILQKPGPLTPLEMAEVETHPVKGVEMVRSVKFLEKCFSVIRHHHERYDGKGYPDRLKGKEIPVLSRILAVADAFDAMTSKRPYRKGLKIDEAMVEIEKNLGKQFDSNIGSAFLGIFKK from the coding sequence ATGCAAATGTTAAATACGCAACCTCAAATCAATTTACCAGACAAGGCAAGCCCGGAATTGTTAGATGTTCTAAACGCCGGTTTGTGCGTATTAAACAAGGATATGGATATCTTATGGATAAACAAGGTACAGGAATCATGGTTTGCCCCATGCAAAGAAATTGTAGGTAAGAAATGCTACGAGACCTTTGAAAAACGCGACCATATATGCATCGGCTGCCCCGTAATCAAATCTTTTCGCGATAAGAAGACTCATATAAGCAATTTACGAACGGTTTATTTGAACGGCGAAAAGAGGTACTTCAGGATTGCTGCCTCACCCATACTCAACCCTTTCGGCGAAGCAGATAAGGTGCTTGAATTGGTAATAGACATTACCGAAAAAAGAAAAAATGAAGTTGAGACCCGTAGATTAAACGCCAACACAAGAAAAATGAACAAAATTCTGAAGAACCTGGCAAACGAGCGGGCGAATGAATTAAGGTTGGCCGATGAAGAGCTAAGAACTATTTTCGAGCTGGGCAACCGGCTAGTCTCAAGCCTTGAGATAAATGAAGTATTGCAAACTATCGTTAATACGGTACCTAATTTTTTAAATGTATCCGGATGCATAGTAAGAGTCTTCGACGAAACGCGATCCAAGCTCATCTTAGAGGCAGCTTCCGGATTAAGCGGTACTTTTGTGGAAAATACCGAATCCTTAAAGATAGGTGAGGGCATCTCGGGAATAGCGGCAAAAAGCGGTGTGCCCATAGCCATAGCGGATATTTCTTGCGATAATCGCGTAAAGCATTTACAGGAATGCATAAAAGAAGGGATACGGTCTCTACTCGTAGTACCCATAGCTTTCAAGAATAATATACTGGGAACTATTGCCGCATATTCCCGGGATGTCAAATCATTCACCGCCTCCGAGATAAATCTCATCTCAACTTTCGCAATCCATGCCGCGATAGCATTAAACAACGCCAAGCTGCATAAAAAGATACAATTAAGTTATTACAGCACAATTGCTGCGCTGGTAAATGCTGTGGAAGCAAAAGATCCGTATACATCCGGCCATTCTGAAAGGGTCACAAATTATGCTCTTAAAATAGCCAAAGAATTAAATCTAGGAAAAAGGGCTTTGGATGTTCTCGCATATTCCGGAAAACTGCACGATATAGGTAAAATAGCAATCCCCGATTCCATACTTCAAAAACCGGGCCCATTGACACCCTTAGAAATGGCAGAGGTAGAAACGCATCCGGTAAAAGGCGTAGAAATGGTACGCTCGGTCAAATTTCTTGAAAAATGTTTTTCGGTCATCCGCCATCATCATGAGCGATATGACGGCAAAGGCTACCCAGATAGATTAAAGGGCAAAGAAATCCCCGTCCTTTCGCGAATACTTGCTGTTGCCGATGCCTTTGACGCGATGACAAGCAAAAGGCCGTATAGAAAGGGCTTAAAAATAGATGAGGCCATGGTGGAGATTGAAAAAAATCTAGGGAAGCAGTTCGATTCTAATATAGGATCCGCCTTCCTTGGCATATTTAAGAAATAG
- a CDS encoding DAK2 domain-containing protein — MLPQIKKSKDSYTLDGNQFRAAFSYGIKQLSLNKDLVNFINILPVPNGDTGDNIQKTLLSALSEMNDDQHIGNQAAQCARGALAGAHGSSGIILANFLIGLANAPQDKDVASISDIIDAVNRGCLKASIEISDPLPGGICDICGAINQKLSGIPAGNQTLADIVTLIYNTALSALGEEAEKNALLSKIGINDAGATGFFYFLEGIYRYTMDEPLERAKSEWPSFNVPEDILIKGVLYTVEFLINNVTLPVQEIKKSLSDIGSPVLIAYEGGETVKVLIRTTDPRKVFDRSARFGRSTMIRVDDLIDEQKYFLSKIHTKDVI, encoded by the coding sequence ATGTTACCTCAAATTAAAAAATCGAAAGATTCGTATACCTTAGATGGAAATCAGTTTAGGGCTGCCTTCAGCTACGGCATAAAACAGTTATCCCTGAACAAGGATCTGGTAAATTTCATAAATATCCTGCCTGTGCCTAATGGCGATACCGGTGATAATATTCAAAAAACGCTTTTATCTGCGCTATCCGAAATGAATGACGACCAGCACATTGGAAACCAGGCCGCACAGTGCGCTAGGGGGGCATTGGCCGGCGCGCACGGTTCTTCGGGCATTATCCTTGCAAATTTCCTGATAGGCCTTGCGAATGCCCCGCAGGATAAGGATGTCGCATCAATAAGCGACATAATAGATGCTGTCAATAGAGGATGCCTAAAGGCCAGCATTGAAATATCCGATCCGCTGCCCGGAGGCATATGCGATATATGCGGGGCAATAAATCAGAAGTTATCCGGTATCCCCGCGGGGAATCAAACATTGGCGGATATAGTAACGCTAATTTATAATACAGCCCTAAGCGCTTTGGGGGAGGAGGCCGAAAAGAACGCCCTTCTTTCAAAAATAGGCATAAACGATGCCGGCGCTACCGGGTTTTTCTATTTTCTGGAAGGCATATACAGATATACCATGGATGAGCCGCTAGAACGAGCCAAGTCAGAATGGCCTAGCTTTAATGTGCCGGAGGATATCTTAATAAAAGGCGTATTATATACTGTAGAATTTTTAATAAATAATGTGACGCTTCCTGTGCAGGAAATAAAAAAATCGCTTTCAGATATAGGCAGCCCTGTTCTCATTGCTTATGAAGGCGGGGAGACGGTAAAAGTTCTCATCCGGACAACCGATCCCAGAAAAGTCTTTGACAGATCGGCCAGATTTGGCAGGTCTACCATGATCAGAGTAGATGACCTTATAGACGAGCAAAAGTATTTTTTGTCGAAAATTCACACAAAAGACGTAATATGA
- a CDS encoding PilZ domain-containing protein gives MERPNEKRQTPRIEERLPIKIIEGDSGMVVETKNISASGTYFTTDKPMPLMSKVRITLLIPDTDGKNSKVECSGTVVRTVPTAAQNKTFYETAIFFDDITEKAKNTILKHIKKVITQN, from the coding sequence ATGGAAAGACCTAACGAAAAACGGCAAACACCGCGCATAGAAGAGAGATTGCCTATAAAAATAATAGAAGGCGACAGCGGTATGGTAGTAGAAACGAAAAACATAAGCGCTTCCGGCACGTATTTTACCACCGACAAGCCCATGCCGCTTATGTCTAAGGTAAGGATAACCCTCCTTATACCGGATACAGACGGAAAAAACAGTAAAGTGGAATGCAGCGGTACTGTGGTGCGGACCGTTCCCACTGCCGCGCAGAATAAGACGTTCTACGAGACGGCCATCTTCTTCGACGATATCACCGAAAAGGCTAAAAATACGATCCTAAAGCATATCAAAAAAGTAATAACGCAAAACTGA
- a CDS encoding DUF362 domain-containing protein → MNKVYYIKFKKREDLGSVSEKALKVFLKAPFLGLIQENDLVGIKIHFGEEGNRGYVKPEIVKPIAEALKKRSQRVFITDTNTLYIGRRSNAVDHIKLAEEHKFTLANIGIPVIIADGLSGRNYKSVDINGRHLKDVKIASDIVHADFLLCLSHMTGHMQTGFGATIKNLGMGCASRAGKLEQHSNVLPEISKDKCSGCAACIKWCSADAIIMEDKKAIIIQNKCIGCGECTVACKIGAIAIKWSENIKNLQEKMVEYALGVVKSIGAKNTYYINFLNHITKDCDCMAKGEPPICGDIGIMASADPVSLDKASVDEILKENGEDVFKKGYPDIGWADQLRHAEEMGLGSTNYQLEIVE, encoded by the coding sequence ATGAACAAAGTCTATTATATAAAATTTAAAAAGCGCGAAGACCTGGGCTCCGTTTCAGAAAAAGCCCTAAAAGTATTTCTAAAAGCACCTTTTCTGGGTTTAATACAAGAGAATGACCTCGTAGGCATAAAAATACATTTCGGGGAAGAGGGCAATAGGGGCTATGTAAAACCTGAGATAGTAAAGCCTATTGCAGAGGCCCTTAAGAAAAGGTCGCAGCGTGTTTTTATAACAGATACCAACACTCTTTATATAGGAAGAAGGTCAAACGCCGTAGACCATATAAAACTGGCTGAAGAGCACAAGTTTACCCTGGCAAATATAGGAATACCAGTAATAATAGCGGACGGACTTTCCGGAAGAAATTACAAATCCGTAGATATAAACGGGCGGCATTTAAAAGATGTGAAGATCGCCTCGGATATAGTGCATGCCGATTTTCTTTTATGCCTCTCTCATATGACCGGGCACATGCAAACCGGATTCGGGGCCACTATAAAGAATCTTGGCATGGGCTGTGCCTCGCGAGCCGGAAAACTTGAGCAGCATTCTAACGTTTTACCCGAGATCTCCAAAGATAAGTGCTCGGGATGCGCCGCGTGTATAAAATGGTGTTCCGCGGATGCGATCATTATGGAGGATAAAAAAGCCATTATAATCCAAAATAAATGCATAGGCTGCGGCGAATGCACTGTTGCTTGCAAAATAGGCGCCATCGCGATAAAATGGAGCGAGAATATAAAAAACTTGCAGGAAAAGATGGTCGAATATGCCCTCGGCGTAGTAAAAAGCATCGGGGCCAAAAATACTTATTATATAAATTTTCTCAATCATATCACGAAAGACTGCGACTGCATGGCTAAGGGTGAGCCTCCCATCTGCGGGGATATTGGTATTATGGCATCCGCGGATCCTGTTTCGCTAGACAAAGCATCGGTTGATGAGATTCTTAAGGAAAACGGGGAGGACGTGTTTAAAAAAGGTTACCCGGATATAGGCTGGGCGGATCAACTAAGGCATGCCGAAGAGATGGGGTTGGGCAGCACTAACTACCAACTTGAGATCGTAGAGTGA
- a CDS encoding DUF523 domain-containing protein — protein sequence MILISGCLNGHNPSYDGVVKVNENMRDLVKNNRAIPVCPELLGGLSVPRERNEIKGSSGEDVIAGKCRVMSESGKDITKAFLRGAEIVLSIAKKHNIKKAVLKSKSPACGCGQIYDGTFTGRLIKGDGVTCALLKMNGIEVIDEITFENTSPV from the coding sequence ATGATACTTATAAGCGGCTGTCTAAACGGCCATAACCCATCCTATGACGGTGTAGTCAAAGTAAATGAGAATATGCGCGATCTTGTTAAAAATAATCGGGCCATACCGGTATGTCCGGAATTACTTGGCGGTCTATCCGTCCCGCGGGAACGTAATGAAATAAAAGGCTCAAGCGGCGAAGATGTCATAGCCGGCAAGTGCAGGGTAATGAGCGAGAGCGGGAAAGATATAACAAAAGCCTTTTTGAGAGGCGCGGAAATAGTGTTATCAATAGCAAAGAAGCATAACATAAAGAAAGCCGTTCTAAAATCCAAGAGCCCGGCTTGCGGATGCGGCCAGATATATGACGGGACCTTCACGGGCCGATTAATAAAAGGAGACGGCGTAACCTGCGCGCTCCTCAAGATGAACGGCATAGAGGTCATAGATGAAATTACCTTTGAAAATACCTCTCCTGTATAG